A stretch of the Maledivibacter sp. genome encodes the following:
- a CDS encoding S-layer homology domain-containing protein — protein MIRISRNKIVTYIMAVAIIVSSIFPNVAFAQTNDKEIFSDINGHWAEDTIIKHAKKGMLKGYPDGTFKPDQGMKRCELISVINRYFGLKNKSNDNYNDINEKAWYAEDTAKAKYYDYVKGLTAEPNKEATRDDVIGMLALILDMEEQSKTNKSITYSDIENLAEENRNNIKEFSKMGYIQGYPDGKFKPNKVINRAEILAITEAVLGYIVTSQEDLKNIPKDAKKITIINPDITIENLETEADIYISAGVNGKLNIKDSKLKGKVEIEGGTEKNPIQLENVEVGKLIITKAKEKPTINMVSTNVKEVKVKSEATINTDKKSVIKKADIRSKSNWTGQGKIQKAYVKTKDVTIEKKPQYVEVSDKKISVTIGKKDITYKTDDKRPYSGGSNSGSQQPTKTNITKVNIAGQIKQGETLTANISPARATATYKWQREEVAGTYIDIVKATASTYTLTVDDVGKNIRVVATGTGNYKGEITSQTVGVILNNDPIAIKIKDGWIPVASKEELKQINSNTDQTFGLGTKYEDTYTGGMDKKYMLVADIDLVGENFEPIGYYKESPIAFTGKFTGEGYTISNLTIERDEEYQGFFSKLGQGAEITHINIDTVKMKTSSYSGVLAGASDGARIADSEIKHVDYNLFPVKFHGEWKSAIGGYIGDSTSTVFENLKVEDFQLVLDEDSIEIWAKNLGGLSGIVDGGTVKGCTIKDITLRAEDDITKNNYSFRLMGGLIGQLNNSTSELLKIVDNKVENLDMKISGWAIGDNSGGLIGEINNSKESKVPTNGDICISDCQVTGTIQGGGGVRTSYGTTLAGGLIGIVDGTGTPMGKIEISNSNTSVRMYDFLKSPGYLDTAIAQDGVGGFAGRLINVKIDNCYATGDMGKFGDFDPDSGSGVKIDEDAVMAGFVGWIQDSIVEDSYAIGDIYGSTYSAGFASATMNSKISRCYATGDINSKISTTSWIGGFIAWTIAENHIQDSYATSDVNSGHESGNFIGFESGTTKLHNVYGAGKVTIKNGDKGAFIGNCIGDPNIINAFYNITGNETLVPIGYKVNTSLKAKTTEELKQIATFTGWDISEAGSGQNTVWLIEEGVTYPYLNDSYIPVISTACDVASWNVPSNPTIGGTDNTAINKTVDNGTTEITIDVTVSSGATWKLYSDSGCTTEIGNKKLTLSMGTNTAYLKVIAKDGSTTKVYTLTITREGIVKVTSITVTGQGDSTTITDNDGTLQMSAEVLPTNADNKEVIWSVSDESKATISETGLLTAVDNGTVTVTTTAKDGSGVDGQLEITISGQSHLPALGTRVEKDSSGQYVVATNQSSSSNPIGLWRIEDLVAIGNDTASLSEDYVLMNDLDFNNRDSYRNPDDTSIDADGDSDSSETIYDELKQSGNTDVGFKSIGKDGSPFTGNFNGGGYKIENLYINRSSEDDIGLFGKTKTTVIKNIGIENCKVTGNAGVGGLVGWNSEGAIVSNSYSTGNIEGKGYCVGGLMGENDEKISNCYSTANVKGRNSLGGLIGCNFNGQVSNSYSTGNVIGISTEIGLVGLGGLIGNNGNDKVENCIAFNCSLSHTSDYVSRVVGAGGGTLTNNYANSSMTVTASGSAIAISGGATDNEKGADITAEQFKDSSSSNSPYNQWDFTPDIDNTGTEKDNDGYYWQMGIDRPILYWFNGTEGVQIGDDNGRR, from the coding sequence ATGATAAGAATATCTAGGAACAAAATAGTAACGTATATAATGGCAGTAGCTATTATAGTATCTAGTATATTTCCAAATGTAGCATTTGCACAAACCAATGATAAGGAAATATTTAGTGATATAAATGGACACTGGGCGGAAGATACCATTATAAAACATGCCAAGAAAGGTATGCTAAAAGGATATCCAGATGGTACATTCAAACCAGATCAAGGGATGAAGCGTTGTGAACTCATATCCGTTATTAACCGTTACTTTGGACTAAAAAATAAATCCAATGATAACTATAACGATATTAATGAAAAAGCTTGGTATGCAGAAGATACAGCAAAGGCAAAATACTATGACTATGTGAAGGGTTTAACCGCAGAACCGAACAAAGAAGCAACAAGGGATGATGTTATTGGCATGCTGGCCCTCATATTAGATATGGAAGAACAATCAAAAACAAATAAATCAATAACTTATAGTGATATAGAAAATCTAGCGGAAGAAAATCGTAACAATATAAAGGAATTCTCTAAGATGGGTTATATACAAGGCTACCCAGACGGAAAATTCAAACCGAACAAAGTAATCAATAGAGCAGAAATACTAGCAATAACTGAAGCGGTATTAGGATACATCGTAACAAGTCAAGAAGACTTAAAAAACATTCCAAAGGATGCAAAGAAGATAACCATTATAAACCCTGATATAACAATAGAAAACTTAGAAACAGAGGCGGATATATATATCAGTGCAGGAGTAAATGGAAAACTAAATATTAAAGATAGTAAACTAAAAGGCAAAGTAGAAATAGAGGGAGGAACAGAGAAAAATCCTATCCAGCTTGAAAATGTAGAAGTAGGTAAGCTTATCATAACAAAGGCAAAGGAAAAGCCAACAATAAATATGGTGAGTACAAATGTAAAAGAAGTAAAAGTAAAATCAGAAGCTACCATAAACACCGATAAAAAGTCAGTAATAAAAAAAGCAGATATTAGGTCAAAATCCAATTGGACAGGACAAGGAAAAATTCAAAAAGCCTATGTAAAAACAAAAGATGTAACCATAGAAAAGAAACCACAATATGTAGAAGTAAGCGATAAAAAAATATCTGTAACAATAGGCAAAAAAGATATTACCTATAAAACGGATGATAAAAGACCATACAGTGGAGGGAGTAATTCAGGCTCACAGCAACCTACCAAGACAAACATTACAAAAGTAAATATAGCAGGGCAAATAAAACAAGGAGAAACACTAACTGCTAATATTTCACCTGCACGAGCAACAGCAACCTATAAGTGGCAAAGAGAAGAAGTGGCAGGAACTTATATAGACATAGTAAAGGCAACGGCATCTACATATACACTAACAGTAGATGACGTAGGCAAAAATATACGTGTAGTAGCAACAGGAACAGGAAACTACAAGGGAGAAATAACTAGCCAGACAGTGGGAGTTATACTAAACAATGACCCAATAGCAATAAAAATAAAGGATGGCTGGATACCCGTAGCAAGCAAAGAAGAACTAAAACAGATCAACAGTAATACTGACCAAACATTTGGATTAGGTACGAAGTACGAAGATACCTACACAGGTGGAATGGATAAAAAATATATGCTCGTAGCGGATATTGACTTAGTAGGCGAAAATTTTGAACCAATTGGATACTATAAGGAAAGCCCGATAGCCTTTACAGGAAAATTCACAGGAGAAGGATATACCATCAGTAATCTAACCATAGAAAGAGATGAAGAATATCAAGGATTCTTTAGTAAACTAGGACAAGGTGCAGAGATAACCCATATAAATATTGACACAGTAAAGATGAAAACATCATCCTATTCAGGGGTATTAGCGGGTGCATCAGATGGGGCAAGGATTGCAGACAGTGAAATCAAACATGTGGATTATAATCTTTTTCCTGTTAAGTTTCACGGTGAATGGAAAAGTGCTATAGGTGGATATATAGGAGATAGCACTAGTACAGTATTTGAGAACCTAAAGGTAGAAGATTTTCAATTAGTACTTGATGAAGATTCCATTGAGATTTGGGCAAAAAATCTAGGTGGACTTTCAGGTATAGTCGATGGTGGAACGGTAAAAGGGTGTACAATCAAAGATATTACTCTAAGAGCAGAAGATGATATCACTAAAAATAATTATTCTTTTAGATTAATGGGAGGCTTAATAGGGCAGCTAAATAATTCAACCAGTGAATTACTTAAAATAGTGGATAACAAAGTAGAAAATCTTGATATGAAGATAAGTGGATGGGCAATTGGAGATAATTCAGGTGGATTAATCGGCGAAATTAATAACTCGAAAGAATCTAAGGTTCCTACCAATGGAGATATTTGTATCAGCGATTGTCAGGTGACAGGTACCATTCAAGGTGGGGGTGGAGTTCGTACATCCTATGGAACAACTCTTGCAGGAGGTTTGATTGGTATAGTAGATGGCACAGGGACACCAATGGGTAAAATAGAAATTAGTAATTCAAATACCTCTGTAAGAATGTATGACTTCCTAAAGAGCCCTGGTTATTTAGATACAGCAATAGCACAAGATGGAGTAGGCGGTTTTGCAGGGCGATTAATAAATGTAAAGATAGATAACTGCTATGCAACAGGTGATATGGGTAAATTTGGTGATTTTGATCCTGATTCAGGTAGTGGAGTTAAAATCGATGAAGATGCAGTAATGGCAGGTTTTGTAGGTTGGATACAAGATAGTATAGTAGAAGATAGCTATGCAATTGGAGATATTTATGGTTCAACGTATAGCGCAGGATTTGCTAGTGCGACCATGAACAGTAAGATAAGTCGTTGCTATGCTACAGGGGATATAAATAGTAAGATAAGTACTACAAGTTGGATAGGTGGTTTTATTGCTTGGACAATTGCAGAAAATCATATACAAGATAGTTATGCAACCAGCGATGTTAACAGTGGGCATGAATCCGGAAATTTTATAGGGTTTGAATCAGGAACAACGAAGCTGCATAATGTCTATGGTGCAGGTAAGGTAACAATCAAGAATGGCGATAAAGGTGCGTTTATAGGTAATTGTATAGGTGATCCGAATATCATCAATGCCTTTTACAACATAACAGGTAACGAGACATTAGTACCTATTGGATATAAAGTAAACACTTCATTAAAAGCCAAAACTACAGAAGAGCTAAAACAAATAGCGACCTTTACAGGTTGGGATATATCTGAGGCAGGAAGCGGACAAAATACTGTATGGCTAATAGAAGAAGGTGTTACATATCCATACCTTAATGATAGCTATATACCTGTTATATCAACAGCGTGTGATGTAGCATCATGGAATGTACCATCAAACCCTACAATAGGTGGTACAGATAATACTGCGATAAACAAAACAGTGGATAACGGAACAACCGAGATAACAATAGATGTGACAGTAAGTAGTGGGGCAACTTGGAAACTATATAGTGATAGTGGCTGTACAACAGAAATAGGAAACAAAAAGCTTACTTTATCTATGGGAACTAACACAGCCTATCTAAAAGTAATAGCAAAAGATGGAAGTACAACTAAGGTATATACACTAACCATAACAAGAGAGGGTATCGTTAAAGTAACCTCCATAACCGTAACAGGACAAGGAGATTCGACTACAATCACCGATAATGATGGTACACTACAAATGTCAGCAGAAGTATTACCAACAAATGCTGATAATAAAGAAGTGATATGGTCGGTAAGTGATGAAAGTAAAGCGACAATATCAGAAACAGGCTTATTAACAGCAGTAGATAACGGTACAGTAACCGTAACAACCACTGCAAAAGATGGTTCAGGTGTTGATGGTCAGCTAGAAATAACCATAAGTGGACAATCACACTTACCTGCATTAGGAACACGAGTGGAAAAAGATTCATCAGGTCAATACGTAGTAGCTACAAATCAAAGCAGTAGCAGTAATCCAATAGGTTTATGGAGAATAGAAGATTTAGTTGCCATAGGTAACGATACTGCATCTTTATCAGAAGATTATGTTCTAATGAATGATTTAGATTTTAATAATAGAGATAGCTATCGAAATCCAGATGATACAAGTATAGATGCAGATGGGGATAGTGATAGCAGTGAAACTATCTATGATGAATTAAAACAATCAGGCAATACAGATGTAGGGTTTAAGTCCATAGGAAAAGATGGAAGTCCATTTACAGGGAACTTTAATGGAGGTGGCTATAAAATTGAGAATCTATATATTAATCGAAGCAGTGAAGATGATATAGGTTTATTCGGTAAAACAAAAACAACTGTAATAAAAAATATAGGAATTGAAAATTGTAAAGTAACAGGAAATGCTGGTGTAGGAGGATTAGTAGGATGGAACTCGGAAGGGGCAATAGTAAGCAATAGTTATAGTACAGGGAATATAGAAGGAAAAGGGTATTGTGTTGGAGGGTTAATGGGAGAGAATGATGAGAAAATAAGTAATTGCTACAGTACAGCAAATGTAAAAGGGAGAAATTCCCTAGGAGGATTAATAGGGTGTAATTTTAATGGACAAGTAAGTAACAGTTATAGTACAGGAAATGTAATTGGGATTAGTACAGAGATCGGGCTCGTAGGATTAGGAGGTTTAATCGGAAATAATGGAAATGATAAAGTTGAAAATTGCATTGCATTTAATTGCTCTTTAAGTCATACTTCAGATTATGTTAGTAGAGTAGTAGGGGCTGGTGGAGGAACACTAACCAATAACTATGCCAACTCATCCATGACGGTGACAGCAAGTGGCTCTGCCATTGCTATATCAGGTGGTGCTACTGATAATGAGAAGGGTGCAGATATAACAGCAGAACAATTCAAAGATAGCAGTAGCAGTAATTCACCCTATAACCAGTGGGATTTCACTCCTGATATAGACAATACAGGAACAGAAAAAGATAATGACGGTTATTACTGGCAAATGGGAATAGACAGACCTATTCTATATTGGTTTAACGGAACTGAAGGAGTACAAATCGGTGATGATAACGGCAGAAGATAG
- a CDS encoding MarR family transcriptional regulator has translation MKKIIAEFMEVSGLYMELIKKTEKVKRKYNGIELHPSEIHTLVFIQDNNESNMTEIAQRLGVTKGAIFKIIDKLGQKELLSRYKKPDNNKNTYFKLSEKGLLAYDGHEKFHKDFFGDPPEEFLKFIDENQETILKMFGFTKDYLVEHIEKIDAK, from the coding sequence ATGAAAAAAATAATTGCAGAATTTATGGAAGTCTCCGGCCTATATATGGAGCTTATTAAGAAGACAGAGAAGGTTAAAAGAAAATATAATGGAATAGAGCTACACCCATCTGAGATACATACATTAGTTTTTATTCAAGACAATAATGAAAGTAATATGACTGAGATAGCACAAAGATTAGGAGTTACAAAGGGGGCCATTTTTAAGATAATTGACAAGCTAGGGCAGAAAGAATTATTGAGTCGGTACAAAAAGCCCGACAACAATAAAAATACTTATTTTAAATTGAGTGAAAAAGGGCTGCTTGCCTATGATGGACATGAAAAATTTCATAAAGACTTTTTTGGCGATCCCCCTGAAGAATTTTTAAAATTTATTGATGAAAATCAAGAAACTATATTAAAAATGTTTGGATTTACTAAAGATTACTTGGTGGAGCATATAGAAAAAATAGACGCAAAATAG
- a CDS encoding EAL domain-containing protein: MKKIGKKEENVVNKYKLIYTPLFIVLLVVLIVSVSSFCISKKLMLSQMKQSGLNLVKQTTRQIEGNNRALDVVEEMLEEKIRIAGKIVINNEKELNESFLIELKEELNVDELHWMNEKGEILYTTVEGYRGWVAPKGHPLDEFSLSDNEELLEEIRLDAKFGIPIKYGAIKNSNGYIVQVGVLAKNIEELTKEFSYQTLVRELGKEENIAYATIIDKNLKTVVDSNIEYIGTSYDNEQEFEDIINGNVNMKELYCDEIDAKVLELSVPIFVKEEITGILVIGISMKQVYVYIYTIFITSFIIAFIMFFIFLWVQNINLIKPVNRLNKQINEIDVENNLPFRIPLLDNDPFGGVIISVNNLLDKIDNYFYQLKENQQELEASNEEIIAAYQQLSASEEEIRAQYYEIQNYTKKLESLKQKYSIAIEGTNCAVWEINLKDKTIYFSQEINIIFDIPYQKSEKIEEVLRKYLSVEDREKLIKSFIEYENGEKEEIDNQINLKDKDGDIKNILIRGKGIYDENREIEFINGILLDITTLKKQEAYIEKLAYNDPLTNLPNRRLFFKKLHEAIVENKSGAVILLDLDDFKQINDTLGHVNGDKVLKRVADELINTKSEKVFISRFGGDEFLLLIEGEKDIEKIEFYVKKITNIFKDKMIIEGNEIYISASIGITLYPSDSNDADQLIMNADMAMYKIKDSGKNNYLFFNEKMNEKLKKQLEIKNILRNAIKEGGFKLVYQPQICTYTGKIVGFEALLRLRDHNISPDIFISMAEENGMIVEIGKWVTKEAIKQMAVWQGKGMDIKLIAINFSAKQLNDLNYIEFLKDTLRETKVEAKHIEIEITESIFLDNKKETIVFLNKLKDLGIRIALDDFGTGYSSLSYLTFLPVDKIKLDKSLCDKFLEIENVSVMANIISLAHSLNLEVLAEGIENIEQYKRLKEERCNYIQGYLFSKPVEVDKVEKIHDHNFLDKIKLS; this comes from the coding sequence ATGAAAAAAATAGGTAAAAAAGAAGAAAACGTAGTAAATAAATATAAATTAATATATACACCTTTATTTATTGTGTTATTAGTTGTCCTTATCGTAAGTGTATCCAGTTTTTGTATAAGTAAGAAATTAATGTTATCCCAGATGAAGCAATCAGGACTAAATCTAGTTAAACAGACAACTAGACAGATTGAGGGAAATAATAGGGCATTAGATGTAGTAGAAGAAATGCTTGAAGAAAAAATCAGGATAGCGGGAAAAATCGTGATAAACAATGAAAAGGAATTAAATGAATCATTTTTAATAGAGTTAAAGGAAGAATTAAATGTAGATGAATTGCATTGGATGAATGAAAAAGGAGAAATTCTATATACAACCGTTGAAGGATATAGAGGTTGGGTTGCTCCAAAAGGTCATCCACTGGATGAGTTTTCATTAAGTGATAATGAAGAATTATTGGAGGAGATAAGACTTGATGCAAAGTTTGGAATTCCCATTAAATATGGAGCCATAAAGAATTCAAATGGGTATATTGTTCAAGTAGGGGTCTTAGCCAAAAACATAGAGGAATTAACAAAAGAATTCAGTTATCAGACTTTGGTTAGAGAATTAGGAAAAGAAGAAAATATTGCTTATGCAACAATTATAGATAAGAATTTAAAAACTGTTGTAGATTCAAATATAGAATACATAGGTACTTCATATGATAATGAACAAGAATTTGAAGATATTATAAATGGAAATGTGAATATGAAAGAGTTATATTGTGATGAGATAGATGCTAAAGTATTGGAATTATCAGTTCCCATATTTGTCAAAGAGGAAATTACAGGGATTTTGGTAATAGGAATTTCCATGAAACAAGTATATGTTTATATTTATACTATTTTTATAACATCATTTATTATAGCTTTTATTATGTTTTTTATATTCTTGTGGGTACAGAATATAAATCTTATAAAACCTGTGAATCGATTAAATAAACAAATTAATGAAATAGATGTAGAGAATAATTTGCCATTTAGAATCCCCTTATTGGATAATGATCCTTTTGGAGGAGTGATTATTTCTGTTAACAATTTGCTAGATAAAATAGACAATTATTTCTATCAATTAAAAGAAAATCAACAAGAGTTAGAGGCATCAAACGAAGAGATAATAGCTGCATATCAGCAGTTATCAGCATCAGAAGAAGAAATAAGAGCGCAATATTATGAAATACAAAACTATACTAAAAAATTAGAAAGTTTAAAACAGAAATATTCAATTGCTATTGAAGGTACAAATTGTGCTGTATGGGAAATAAATTTAAAGGATAAAACAATTTATTTTTCTCAAGAAATTAATATTATCTTTGATATTCCCTATCAAAAATCAGAAAAAATCGAGGAAGTTCTTAGAAAGTATCTAAGTGTTGAAGATAGAGAGAAGTTAATAAAGTCCTTTATAGAATATGAAAACGGAGAAAAAGAGGAGATAGATAATCAAATAAATTTAAAAGATAAGGATGGTGATATAAAAAACATATTAATTCGTGGAAAGGGAATTTACGATGAAAATAGGGAAATTGAGTTTATAAATGGTATTTTACTAGATATAACAACATTAAAGAAACAGGAAGCATATATAGAGAAGCTTGCTTACAATGATCCCTTAACAAACTTACCTAATAGGAGATTATTTTTTAAAAAACTTCATGAAGCAATTGTTGAAAATAAATCAGGAGCTGTAATATTACTAGATTTAGATGATTTTAAGCAAATTAATGATACTTTAGGTCATGTAAATGGGGACAAAGTATTGAAAAGAGTTGCAGATGAACTCATAAATACAAAAAGTGAAAAAGTATTTATATCAAGGTTTGGTGGAGATGAATTTCTTCTTTTAATAGAAGGCGAAAAGGATATTGAGAAGATAGAATTTTATGTAAAGAAAATAACGAATATATTTAAGGATAAAATGATCATAGAAGGAAATGAAATCTATATAAGTGCTAGCATAGGAATCACTTTATATCCTTCTGATAGTAACGATGCTGATCAATTGATTATGAATGCAGATATGGCAATGTATAAAATAAAAGATTCAGGAAAAAACAATTATTTGTTCTTTAATGAGAAAATGAATGAGAAATTAAAGAAACAACTTGAAATAAAGAATATATTAAGAAATGCAATAAAAGAAGGTGGATTCAAGTTAGTATACCAACCTCAAATATGCACTTATACAGGGAAAATTGTAGGGTTTGAAGCCCTCTTGAGGTTGAGAGATCATAATATTTCACCAGATATATTTATTTCTATGGCAGAAGAAAACGGTATGATTGTGGAAATTGGAAAGTGGGTTACAAAAGAAGCTATTAAACAAATGGCAGTATGGCAAGGGAAGGGCATGGATATAAAACTTATAGCCATTAATTTTTCAGCCAAACAGTTAAATGATTTAAACTATATTGAATTTTTAAAGGATACATTAAGAGAAACGAAGGTAGAAGCTAAACATATAGAAATAGAGATTACAGAAAGTATTTTTTTAGATAACAAAAAAGAAACTATAGTATTTTTAAATAAATTAAAGGACTTAGGTATAAGAATTGCTTTAGACGATTTTGGAACAGGATACTCATCTCTTAGTTATTTAACATTTTTACCAGTAGATAAAATAAAGCTAGATAAATCATTATGTGATAAGTTCTTAGAAATAGAAAATGTTTCAGTAATGGCTAATATTATTTCACTTGCCCATAGCTTGAATTTAGAAGTGCTGGCAGAGGGAATAGAAAATATTGAACAATATAAGAGGTTGAAGGAAGAGAGATGTAATTACATTCAAGGATATTTATTCAGTAAACCTGTAGAAGTAGATAAGGTAGAAAAAATACATGATCACAATTTTTTAGATAAGATAAAGCTTTCCTAA